The DNA region TTCCACCCGCTGGTGTTTGTCTGGTCgatctttttttaagaaaaaaatctcATCGTACTTGCTTGGACAGAATTGACTGGGCCAGCTATGTGTAGCACTGAGCAGCGGATTTTCTTaagcatatatttttaattattaatattaaaaagtAGGCGGTCCTAAGTTTTACAAGAATAGGTATCGTTGCCCTTTTATTTGACAACAAGGGCTTGTCACTCTTTTATTGGgtattttttacaaaaatgggCAAAATCGACGCTAATGTGCTCTCAACCTTTTATTTGTCAGTTTGCTTGAAGGTTCTCAAAACTTTGACATTGGATATTCTGGTAAttattgaaagaaagaaaaaacagtgACGGTGGTAGTTTACTTATCCTACCGTCTTTAGCAGTGGCAAATCACAGCACGTGTGACAGCGAACTATGGCTGCATTTTCCAGTGGCAAACATCCAAATGTCCCACAAAGTCTTGGTTCTGGAAGCACAACACCAACATGCGTGTTAGGTAAATTTTCAACTATCGGGGCATCATTAGAGTATATGACAAACTTCAGTACAACTAATCACTTAGAAAAAAGTTGGGATCCACGGTAGTCTGCTGCTGAAGCTTCTTGTCTTAGCACTAACCTCGGGCCTGTGAGCTGTTCAACATTTGGCAAGCAAGCATGGAATGTAATAAAGAGACCATACAGATCATGTTCAGACTAACTTTCAACTAGACAGCATGCATACACACAATCTCGATACAAGTCGTTGGCGATCATATACTATTTTAGATTCCTCTCAAGGAATCATGCCATGTTCTCCAAATACTTCGAGAGGAAATCCTTGTGGCCACTTTGTGTACATATACTATTTTAGATTCCTCTCAAGGAATCATGCCATGTTCTCCAAATACTTCGAGAGGAAGTCCTTGTGGCCACTTTGTGTAGAAAGTGGATAAAGGGTACAGAATATATTCAGGCAAAAGTTGCAGTTAAGAAGCATAGTGATTTTCAATCAGGAAGTCATGGACAACGGACGAAGGCAATCTGTATCATATTTAATTGCTTTGTGCATTACACTCGATCTATACTTATACCACCTGACGAATGAAGAAATCATGCTTTAATAGGCCCTATCTAAGCTCTTTACCTGACTGCAATGGTGGAAGCACATATACATGTGCAACTAAATGGAACTACTTTATCAGCTCCATTCTGGCGTGCTATATTGATACACCCTAGAGGTAAAACAGAAGCGGCTGTTTGCTCAAGATGACTGTACGATAGGTTGGTCTCCGAACGGTCCATGCAGCCAACCTCTGGCAATGTGTCCATATGCAGCCTCCGTCAAGTGAATGCCATCCCAGCTCCAGTGTGTCTTAGGATCAGCACATGTCATGGCACCAGGCTCACCGCATTTCGCTGTTATATTGAAGTTGTAAGGGCCCATACCTGGAGCACCACAGCATGCTCTAGGTAGTTGTTTGTAAAACCCTGCATTGAAAGCAGAATTGTTAGGTTTCTTTATTCACTTTGCGGGGATCATATGCCAATCGCTTGATGTAAATGCATATCCTTTTTATAAATACACTTATCATCTTGTGGTCACACAAACTCTATCGTACGGAAAATAAAGGATGGCCACACAGCTCTTGCGCCAATCATACACAGATGATAAGGATGTAAGAATTTGTACCCATCTCTTGATGTCCAGAAAAAACCAAGATGTCTCACCAATATAATCACATATTTTAGATGTGTCACTGAATATGTGCCCATGCTTTTCTATTTATTGGGAATGATGCTCAGAAATTTCTGGAGAAAAAGGGACCTCCATGATTCAATGCCTCAATGAGTAGCTTACGGAATAGCAATAAACAAGACATATGAAAGAAACCAAGATACCAAAAATATAGGTCGGTCACAGATGGGGTCAGGTAGTTTAATTACTTCCTAGTCTTTGTACTTCTTGTGACAAGGACTTCAAGAAAAAATGTTTTTCAGACATCTTAAAAATTAAGAGAGAGCAGTTAGTCCCAGGATTACATTTCCCAATTGTTTCAATTAACGAAATCAAGATGTTGCCTTGAATAATTTACATGTTTCTGATTAAAATTCCCAATTTAATAGTACAGTTATGCAGTAAATATCGGTACGGGCATGGCACACATTTCTTTAATGTACTACCTCATAATACAAAAATATGTACagctctttaaaaaaaattgacattAGGTTAAATTTGCTCTTGCAAATGATACCAAAAGTGGCATAAACCTTTCCATATATATTTCATTTTCAGGTGAGCTCTTGTTTCATCTTCCATGTAGCTATacagaaaagaggaagaagaccaATTGCACAGACAAGAACTCGTAGAGCTTGCAGACAATTTGTAACATGAACAGTAACAACTAGTCATTCTGGAAGCGGATGAGAGATTTTACTTGATAGCTAAGTAATTCATTCAATTGTATTTTGTATATTGTAAAGTATGATCTGCCATATATTTGGCACATCGAAGATAAATGGTACTCCACTGGAGAAGACTTCGGGGAACCTCCATCTAGATCTGAATTCTCATGCAATAATTTAATGCATCTCACAAAAACTAATAAGGGCAACAGTTTGACTCCACAGCAAGGTTGAATCAAGTACGTTAGAGAATGTCAGGCTTGTCTCTGACAATTAGCACTAAAAAGTTAATCCTTAGTGATATCAGACTGCTATGAGTTCCCCAGTGATTCAACCGATCTTATCAACAAATCCACATAATTATATCTTTATGATTCAATTATATAACAAAACAGAGAAATGAGAAACTCACCAAACTTCTCGGGGTGAAGTATGAACTGGATAACTGGTGTGAAGTAATCGCCATACATGATCCTCACACCAGGGTGCTTCGCACGGAGCTTCTCCAACGCGCGCTTGAGCATCGCATTGTGCACCCACGAGAACGTGTTGAATCGTTTGAGGCAGCCGGTGCGTGAGCCATGCCCCTCCTTCGGGTCGGTGTACATGGTCAAGTACACCGGAAAGCACCCGGACGGCATAATTCCAGGCACAATCAAATCCTTTGCCCCCTCGGCTATCAGTTGCTGTAGCAAACACAATGGAATTAGAGGAACATCAACACAACAAGCATGGAACACAAGCTAAGACGCAATAGTTACCTCAACACCATCGGAGATGCCCTGAATTACATGAGGCATCAGCTTGTAGGCCTCATTGAGGTCCTTGCCAGCGAACAGCGGAGCGTTGTAGTCATTTCCGCCAAATTCACCAACAATAAACAGGCACTTGGCAAAGAAGTCCTTGCAATCTTCAGTACCAAGGAACGGGGGAAAGAAAAGccatcaaaatcaaaatcacaTATTAAGATACATAAAACAACGGAAATATACTTAACAAAGTAAGAATTGGTGAATTTTCCATTCCTAGTTGTACCTTGGGCGGAGTTGCAGAGTGAGGGCTTGAGGTCGCGGAGCCACTGGATTTGGGTGAAGAGGGAGCCGGAGTTCCAGACGGTCTTGCCGAGCCCCCGCTTCTCGAAGAACTCGGTGTCGAGTGCGGTGGCGCCAGTGATGGCGAAGTTTGCGCCCTGCGCGAAGCTGGCGTTCTTGGCCTTGgatggcggcggcagcggcaggccGAACTCTTGTGCTGCAGCCAGGAACGCACCAATCAGTCAAATCCTGAACCAAGACACGTCCCGAGAACGCACGCAACAGATTAAAGGAGCCCAATCCGcaaaatttaccaatgaaatcGACGACAAGGCGGCCGTCGGAGCATCGGCCGGTGGGGTACCCGAAATAGGTCTGGCCGTAGGGCAGCCGCGCGGTAGCGAGGTAGTCCGGGATGCCCTCCGTGACCAGGTTGCCAGCGTCCACCAGCGAGTCCCCGAAATTGAACACCGCGCGGTACCTCCCCGGGGcctccgcagccgccgccgtGAGAAGCGGCAGAGCCGCGAGGACCGCGCAGACGCGCCACGCCGCGCCACTCCTCCTTTTCGCCCTCGCTTCCGCTAGTAGCCCTCCTTTCCCCATGGCCTGGACCCGGGGAATTCGCGCGCGGAGCaaacaagaaagaagaagggCGGTTCGGCTTGGCTTCTTGCTTGGCGTGGCTCCGGAACGCGGCAGGTAGCTACCCGTGGCGCTTGCCCGCTTCCTCCTCTTGTAGGGGCGCAGCGAGTGAGCATGGACCGTGGAGTTGGGCTGCTGGGTGGGAGCTTTGGTCCCTCGTGGCCGCCGCGGCTGCGCGTGGTGGCTGATTGATTGGATGCTTGCACGGCGCAGAACCGCTGGGCGTTTGGGGGTTGGGTCACTTGGGAGTGGAGGTGTTGCGGTGGCGAGGGAGGGTGGCGCGGGGCTGGAGCAGCGGACGGACGTGTGGGAGCTGGCTGGGGACAGGGTGTGCGACGCGACGCGGGGCGGGGCGGTGCATTGACTGCGACCGTGGTGTGGCGGCATTGAATGTGGGTGGGACGGCCGGAGGGAGGGAGGTAAATGGCGTCGAAGCGGCGTGTCCGTACTTTCGTCTCCGATTCGGGAGAGATCGTCGCCCTCCGTCGCGTCCGGTAGATTGATGGATTGGTGCTCGAGATCGGCGTGAGGGTAGCTCTAATTATTAGAGCTGTCCTTACAATTTACGGTCATGTCTAATTGTTAGTTCCCACACGTCCGTCCGCTCCTCCAGCCCCGTCCACTTTGTCTCCGCCTTGTATTTGTGGCTCACTGATCATACCTTCTTCACTTCTTGTTACCTTGTTGCAAGGCATCTTCTATACATAGACAAGTATACTAGTGGCTTTGAACTTGTTCTGGCTGTTCTAAAAACGTAGCTTCAATGCTCTTAAATTTTTGAAGTGTTTCACTTGAAATTCAAAACCTCTTTTTAACACCTTCCCACCCTAGACATACGGATATGTGTTGGCAGTGCGCGTATCCAATTGGGAGGCGATGGCGACCCAAGGATGACATTCGACCTAGGTAGGAGAACGCAAGGGCAACAGGGACCAGGTCCCCATCCTCTAAATGAGGTATCTGAGTCAATGGTCAACAAAGACTTCTAAGGTCTCTAACCTAGTCGATTTTGGTCCGAATTGCTGCTGAAACCAATATGAAGCAGAAGCGGCTAGGTCAGTCCGATGGCGTCCAAGGGCGGCGGCATTGTGAAAAACTTTGATCCTGGAGACTATGCGCTCCAACTAAGGGCGAGGAGAACTAGCAATGGCGAATAGATCCGTGTGACCAGGGCTTGATCTAGCTGGCAAGAGATCTATCGTTGGAACCATATccgatggtggaggtagagatCCTCATTGTGGATGATGACCATGAGCCATATTTGTCTGCTGCACCTCTCCCCCATCTCGTCGCTAACAACTGCGCCTCCCTAAGTGCTACGCTAGTACATAGTCAGCAAACCAGATGTACAAATGTTGTAATGGAGGTTTTGGACCTTCAGTGAAACACTTTAAAAGGTATGTGATTGTGTTGGAGTGTTAATGCGAACAAGTTTAACGATAAAAAATGTGTCTTACTCTTTTTTTAATTACCAAGTCCTTACCATAATGCCTGTCACTTGCAATGTCATTGGCACCATGATAGTTACCCtcgagcaaaaaaaaaaaaaaacgcaacATGCAAACACCTTCTCTTCCCTCCCCATCCATCAACCCTGACCATGGAGCACTTCGCGACTCCAACAACCATCTACCTTAATTTTGGTGCAACTAGCAACTTCGTAGAGCAGTTCCTCATGGAAAAAGTTCAAACAGAAGATGGAGATATACCATCcgctatgttttttttaaaaaaaataggatgGAGGATGCTTTTCTTTAGGACGCTGATGAGGTACATATGAGCATTTTCTAGGCTGGGACGGAAAATGCCTAATTTGTTTcaggcaaaaaagaaaaacatcgtCTAGGCCCGGCCTGATAATGATATTGGGCTAATTCTGGGCCTGATTGAATCACCCAATCAATTTGACAAtgacaaataaataaaagagtAAATTGTACAAAACTAAAAGTATTatattatttatcatataaaactaaaaatattgtgtttaGTAACACAAAAatacaagtattgtgcactaatttcacataaaacccAATTTTAATTGACTTCATCCAAAATGGTCttatatttctctaaaaatcatagaacttttttacatgtttcataattcatatgtaacccattttaattatattaatataaaaatcatgtgtataatttaaactaatattATCCAAAAAGTCTGCTTTTATatctcctaacaattgttagggcctcaaataaaatctcaaaaatatgagaaaatttactaatagtcttcttatataatagactaatttataaaattatttttagccttagtttatatggtgaaaaaggtGAGTTCAtctgtaagtatataaatagagcatataAATGgggcattataaaggaactcacttgTTCATAATAtaactagggctgaaaataattttaaaactTAGTCCATAATatatgaagaatattagtaaattttttcatatttttaggattttatttgagtccctaacaattattatgagttataaagtagttttttagagaattatagtttaaattctacacatgtttTTTAGGTAAATTCTATTAAActgggttgcacatagattgTGGAATAGATACAAAACTAtataggatttttggagaaatataagattattttttggatgaatctaattaaaattaggttttatgTGGAATTAGTacataatacttatagttttatgttgcTAGTCACAAtacttacaattttttattataaatgatacaatacttatagtttatataatttattttaaataaaaactaAATTTCGGGGCCTGGCTCAATTCCTTTCGAAATGTTGGACGGTACCCAAGACCTGCTAACAACTGTCAGCTTCTCTGTTAGATCGGGTGTAAATCGGGCCGAGTCCCAGGTTTGGGCTGGGCTGACTGTAATTTGATCAAGTCTGCCACAAGTACAACTGCACTCGTAGTAGTGCACTGCTACCAGTGTTTCAGTTTCTCCAGTAGGCAGTAGCCACAGCATTTTCCCGccgattttttttctcgaaatgACACCTATGATACAAACGCTATATAAGAAGAAGAGAGTTGATCTAATTTACGAGAAAAATTGAGCTCGAAAATCTTAATAACCGTATGGTTGATTTAGGACTAATGGGCGAAATA from Phragmites australis chromosome 8, lpPhrAust1.1, whole genome shotgun sequence includes:
- the LOC133926844 gene encoding GDSL esterase/lipase At5g45910-like, producing the protein MPPHHGRSQCTAPPRVASHTLSPASSHTSVRCSSPAPPSLATATPPLPSDPTPKRPAVLRRASIQSISHHAQPRRPRGTKAPTQQPNSTVHAHSLRPYKRRKRASATGSYLPRSGATPSKKPSRTALLLSCLLRARIPRVQAMGKGGLLAEARAKRRSGAAWRVCAVLAALPLLTAAAAEAPGRYRAVFNFGDSLVDAGNLVTEGIPDYLATARLPYGQTYFGYPTGRCSDGRLVVDFIAQEFGLPLPPPSKAKNASFAQGANFAITGATALDTEFFEKRGLGKTVWNSGSLFTQIQWLRDLKPSLCNSAQDCKDFFAKCLFIVGEFGGNDYNAPLFAGKDLNEAYKLMPHVIQGISDGVEQLIAEGAKDLIVPGIMPSGCFPVYLTMYTDPKEGHGSRTGCLKRFNTFSWVHNAMLKRALEKLRAKHPGVRIMYGDYFTPVIQFILHPEKFGFYKQLPRACCGAPGMGPYNFNITAKCGEPGAMTCADPKTHWSWDGIHLTEAAYGHIARGWLHGPFGDQPIVQSS